Proteins encoded by one window of Leptospiraceae bacterium:
- a CDS encoding amino acid adenylation domain-containing protein, translated as MQENFKFESFLDELEKGIIKSPTSIAISSESERISYAELNRRVISISCYLRDSGIKNGDIVILWMEKSPEYIECLLAVWAVGAVFLPLDRKTPIARVEWICKDANAKLIIMDNDNYASNLTCFNLMVTTTKFLTEQRNTSVLNDFSSMQKKYKVQSDDVAYIIYTSGSTGNPKGVVVTHEGIVNFLKEQIKVFQVNSKSRILQYLSIGFDASISEIGISLLSGAEVRIESDLKIKDTAGLINALEKEQITHICLPPSLLPVLDIDRIPSSLETIIIGGEVCPLETVREWASKVRIVNVYGPTEATVCSSLIVCEPNWSKPLIGYPIPNRELFILDEDLKEAKQGELYLSGVGLAKEYLHQEKLTEEKFLLLNGKRLYKTGDRVVSHGRNEIEFIGRMDRQFKLRGNLIEPCEVERLLAALPRISFAYVMKQKLKRDILVAYIVLKNETPIERKEISAIKNYLKKELPYWMVPERFVILNEIPLNMNEKLDLKSFPPLDMSRPSYLPEIKRPITDKERILCIIFEKLLCVEPIGIDDDFFLLGGDSISMLSLYAECSLIGITLSGDKFIQKPTVAGILEMNKTEKLETTSVTFLEKEVRLKEELNNLIRNSNKKQTRCSKILLTGATGFLGSRILFELSQDFEAKIYCVVRNSSGLNPKTKIESILTRQGVGIKNWDNVYFMEGDISEPRLGLSSEDWNFLTINIDSVFHFAAEVNLIMPYEELKKVNVNGTFEILKFCLTGNYKFLHYASTLSVFVSSDDTREKFYEEDQLNSMKEVYGGYAQSKWVSEKIIHNAMQEGYESVNIYRFGLITGDSKTGFGKTDDFLIRFLKSLANLNKFPKIKSETMKVDITPIDFAAKSCIALSHSAANKHIFHIANPKSLTFDQLLNILREYGISLDEVSIEDYFEICKSLGEEDSYLYLSISRGLVQRDEFTPIRTLDLFQATGVQFDFANTSKSIPDYFNKCPVADRNLIFKYLDQLGIQA; from the coding sequence TTGCAGGAAAATTTTAAATTTGAAAGCTTTTTAGATGAATTAGAAAAAGGAATTATTAAATCACCTACTTCAATAGCGATATCTTCTGAATCAGAAAGAATTTCGTATGCTGAGCTAAATCGGAGAGTAATTAGTATTAGCTGTTACTTGAGAGATTCCGGTATTAAAAATGGAGATATAGTAATCCTTTGGATGGAAAAATCCCCTGAATATATTGAATGTCTTTTAGCTGTATGGGCAGTGGGAGCTGTTTTTCTACCATTGGATAGAAAGACTCCGATTGCGAGAGTGGAATGGATTTGTAAGGATGCAAACGCAAAGTTGATCATTATGGATAATGATAATTATGCGTCAAATCTTACTTGTTTTAATTTAATGGTAACAACGACCAAATTCTTGACCGAGCAAAGAAATACGAGTGTATTGAATGATTTCAGTTCGATGCAAAAAAAATACAAAGTTCAAAGTGATGACGTTGCGTATATTATATATACTTCGGGCTCGACTGGAAATCCGAAAGGAGTAGTCGTAACACACGAGGGGATTGTTAATTTTTTAAAAGAGCAAATCAAAGTATTTCAGGTGAATTCAAAGAGTAGGATATTACAGTATTTATCGATTGGATTTGATGCTTCGATTTCAGAGATAGGTATATCTCTATTATCCGGTGCGGAGGTTAGAATCGAATCGGATTTAAAAATCAAAGATACGGCAGGATTAATTAATGCTTTAGAAAAAGAACAGATAACACATATTTGTCTTCCACCTTCTCTATTGCCGGTTCTCGATATAGATAGAATTCCGAGTAGTTTAGAAACAATTATTATCGGTGGTGAAGTATGTCCTCTAGAGACGGTCAGAGAATGGGCAAGTAAAGTTAGAATTGTCAATGTATATGGTCCGACGGAGGCAACCGTTTGCTCTAGTCTTATCGTTTGCGAGCCTAATTGGAGTAAGCCGCTGATTGGTTATCCTATACCGAATCGGGAATTATTTATTTTAGATGAAGATTTAAAAGAAGCAAAGCAAGGAGAGTTATATCTAAGTGGGGTAGGTCTTGCAAAAGAGTATTTGCATCAAGAAAAGTTGACAGAGGAGAAGTTCTTACTTCTAAATGGAAAGCGACTTTATAAAACAGGGGATCGGGTAGTTTCTCATGGTAGGAATGAAATTGAGTTTATCGGGAGAATGGATCGACAGTTTAAGCTGAGAGGAAACTTGATTGAACCTTGTGAAGTTGAACGACTATTAGCCGCACTTCCGAGGATAAGCTTTGCTTATGTGATGAAACAGAAATTGAAAAGGGATATATTGGTTGCGTATATAGTTTTAAAAAATGAAACACCCATTGAGAGAAAAGAAATTTCCGCAATTAAGAATTATTTAAAAAAAGAGCTACCCTATTGGATGGTGCCAGAGCGCTTTGTTATACTGAACGAAATCCCACTCAATATGAATGAAAAATTGGATTTAAAAAGCTTTCCTCCTTTAGATATGTCACGTCCGTCCTATTTGCCTGAAATTAAAAGACCGATTACAGATAAGGAGCGCATACTTTGTATTATCTTCGAAAAATTGCTTTGCGTTGAGCCAATTGGTATTGATGATGATTTTTTTTTGTTAGGAGGAGATTCTATCTCGATGCTTTCGCTTTACGCTGAGTGTAGTTTAATTGGAATTACCCTCTCAGGAGATAAATTTATTCAAAAACCAACTGTGGCTGGAATTCTTGAAATGAACAAGACAGAAAAATTGGAAACAACAAGTGTGACGTTTCTGGAAAAAGAAGTAAGGCTAAAGGAAGAGTTAAATAACTTGATTCGGAATTCGAATAAAAAACAGACCAGATGTTCTAAAATTTTATTGACTGGCGCGACTGGATTTTTGGGATCAAGAATTTTGTTTGAATTGAGTCAGGATTTTGAAGCTAAGATATATTGTGTTGTAAGAAATAGTTCGGGCTTGAATCCTAAGACAAAAATTGAATCTATTCTTACCCGGCAGGGTGTTGGGATAAAGAATTGGGACAATGTTTACTTTATGGAAGGAGATATTTCAGAACCAAGACTTGGACTGTCGAGTGAGGATTGGAATTTTCTTACAATAAATATTGATTCAGTGTTTCATTTTGCAGCGGAGGTTAATCTTATTATGCCGTATGAGGAACTTAAAAAGGTTAACGTAAACGGAACTTTTGAAATACTGAAGTTTTGCCTCACGGGAAATTATAAGTTTTTGCACTATGCATCGACTCTTTCTGTATTTGTATCCTCTGACGATACAAGGGAAAAATTTTATGAAGAAGATCAATTGAATTCCATGAAAGAAGTTTATGGAGGTTATGCGCAATCAAAGTGGGTGAGTGAAAAAATAATCCATAATGCTATGCAAGAAGGCTACGAGTCGGTTAATATATATAGATTTGGATTGATAACAGGTGATTCAAAGACGGGGTTTGGAAAGACGGATGATTTTCTTATTCGGTTTTTAAAATCTCTTGCAAATCTAAATAAATTTCCAAAGATAAAATCAGAGACAATGAAAGTTGACATTACTCCGATTGACTTCGCGGCTAAGTCTTGTATTGCGTTATCGCACAGTGCGGCAAATAAGCATATATTTCATATTGCGAATCCAAAATCCCTTACGTTCGATCAGTTGTTGAATATTCTAAGAGAGTATGGGATTAGCCTTGATGAAGTTTCTATTGAGGACTACTTTGAAATTTGTAAGTCTCTAGGTGAAGAGGATTCTTATTTGTATCTATCGATTTCTCGTGGGTTGGTTCAGAGAGATGAGTTTACTCCTATTCGTACGCTCGATTTATTCCAGGCTACTGGAGTTCAATTTGATTTTGCAAATACATCTAAATCGATTCCTGATTATTTTAATAAATGTCCTGTGGCTGATAGGAATTTGATTTTTAAGTATTTGGATCAATTGGGAATTCAAGCCTAA
- a CDS encoding DUF1564 family protein, translating to MRTFIEKKQFNSCKDLNEPSTRSSLLIPARNMSLFLEKVESHGGSVALYLSHLLRRYRFLIQNGCLEKHPFVKTGYQQKQQGLRRVDFVPLAVDWAELKCLRAFLNRSMTWIFVSLLLIDSLDLDKNLPEKYLEFVVPKKSYVRLMVNATLSRKRAYYDRFLQMTRDRTG from the coding sequence ATGAGAACTTTTATAGAAAAAAAGCAATTCAATTCCTGTAAAGATCTCAACGAACCTTCAACTAGATCTTCGTTGCTGATTCCTGCACGCAATATGAGTCTTTTCCTTGAAAAAGTGGAGAGTCATGGAGGAAGCGTTGCTCTGTATCTTTCGCACCTTTTACGACGCTATCGCTTTTTGATACAGAACGGATGTTTAGAAAAACATCCATTTGTAAAAACTGGATATCAGCAAAAACAGCAGGGTTTGAGACGTGTGGACTTCGTTCCACTCGCAGTAGATTGGGCTGAACTAAAATGTCTTAGGGCATTTTTAAATCGAAGCATGACTTGGATTTTTGTGTCTTTACTATTAATTGACTCTCTAGATTTGGATAAAAATCTCCCAGAAAAATACCTCGAATTCGTAGTTCCGAAAAAATCGTATGTGCGGCTAATGGTAAATGCCACACTTTCCAGGAAAAGGGCTTATTATGATAGATTTTTACAAATGACGAGGGATCGAACGGGGTAA